actatcggtggaaaaatgtaccatgtcgaccaatttaaaagtcaacacgtgggatttggttgtttaggaagagggaaaagtttTGGGGGGTGACGGTAacagcagcgagacagagcgagcgagagagagagagagagtttttagatgtgggagatttgtgacgtttagtgtggagtgtatacttagtgtgttgtgttgtcttgtgtagttgttctgttgtgtagtcgttttgttttgtgtgtcagtgagggcactaatgaatgtcacaaaggcacattgcAGTGTAAACGCGGTAacgaaaaccagcggagtgatacaccacctgttgtcaggcctgcaggtttatccctgtgctgttctcctctgtctttcttttggtggacaaactgtttttttactggcacacatcatttgtggggcatcttattgcgaaacctgattgttctttattttagttttagtaatatttttaaatggttgtacaaaatgaaaaaaaaaacagcaggtgtattggctgcatttttagataaatagttgtatatgattacaaaatgtacaatttatatttgcatttcaagttataaaaatttactcaacatttactcaaaataaaatgaaacaatttgagggtgaaatacaaacgtaaactcaaaaggagtcaaaaatggtcggttgtatttcagacctcagagggttaatccaacaaatcatgaaaaattaggtttaaatttttgttcatgacagtgaagatttctgacattttgtgtaatttaagctgtaacaatgtgattgttttctaacaaaaaacagtgaaacttaagttagacttgtgtttgtaaatgaagcgCCCCATGTTGTgcagctttctggattttatacttattgagctacatatttatttattatacaggctatacagtacatagagttaaaactcacatgttttatgtaactaaagtgtgtaattatgtgggctagtttatagttatagttatagactatatttatatgaaaaacgtgtatacttactgcatttgaattattttaaccatatgtaaccacctgcatatgtgtttgaaaaaaaaaaggctttgattttgccccccatttgatttctttgccaccctaagaaaatttctctagatccgcccctgctcGTTAGAGGATCTAACAGATCAGGAAGTAAACACCTGTGTCAGGTTCTTTCAGCCACGTCATTGACAGTAAAAGTTTTATTATGTTGGTTCTGATGAGTTTCAGCTGGATGTGTTCCAGGCTACGTCTTGCACAATCGTGCGCCGCCGTATTTTGCAGACAAGTCCTCGCCGTCTCAGCTCTTCAGGTCACTCATCACAGGTCGTACCTCGTACTCACCTTTCAGGTCGTAGCACCTACTCTATGTGAGCCCCTCCCCTTTATTATCAACTCTGAGGCTTGTCATCATGTGCTTTCTTTCTCAGTGTAACCATCACCCAGTGTTTAGTTGTAGGTTGTGTACATTTACTTCATGTCTTATCTGTGTTTAGTCGTCAGTCTTGTCCCCGTGTTGGTTTACCTTTCTGTTGGTATTGAAGCGGTCACCTGTTCAgttagttcctgttttattttgatacttctTTGTGTCATGTGCAGTTCTGCTCTCACTGCAGGTAAAAATGAAGACAGAGAACTGCGACACTCGGGAGCTTTAATGGTTCATCATTTACAGGCGTGTACAGAAGCaacacagcagcacaggaagTTCAGTCAGCCGCGGCCAATCAGCTGAGAGCGCCGCCTGTTCAGTCTACAAATCACACAAACCCTCAGTCAGATCACATGGCTCACTGATGCTCTATAGTCACGTGACCTCAAAGCTCATCAGAGGGGAGGACCTTCAGACGGAGCGTTCACACCAAACACGAAGGGAAGCTTTCATGCCGTGACATCGAAAACGAGACAACACGAAGAGAGGCGAATGCGCTTTGATGCAATAAACAATGCATTCACCCGATCCTGCTGACAGGAAGTATGGCGAGAGCTCAGACGGACGCCAGAGGAATCGCAGCGCGAATGAGGCGGGAGTCGCACGATTTCGCTTCTTGTTCACTTTGAGCCGAACTGTGGATCCATCACACAGCTGAGAGAGTGCCGTGGTTGCCTGTGCAGTTTGGCGCCAAAGTAAAGGAGAAACAGGTCGTCGAGGTGAAAATTTACCAAAAGTTCATTTGTACGATGGATGGCGGTTGGCTGAAGGGGGTTTTGAAAGAGGTGAGTCAATGTGTGAGGGTCTTATTGGACATCCTTCTTACTCATGACATCTTGCTCTGATGAGCTGATCGTACTAAGCTAACCGCCGCCATGCTTTGCAGCAGTTCAGCCCGAAATGCAGCGAAAGAGACGGGATTCAGACGAACGTAAACGGCTTGAAAGTGTCAAAAACAGGCCTTTGACTCTTTGCAGGCAGTCAAACAGAGCGACGCGGGGACGTGAATGCTGCACACAGCGAGGTGAAACTTTGGTTCGTGTGAACGCAGCTTTGGATCGGCGTGGGGAGCCTCACAGGGAGCGTTCCTCGTCCTGGATCTGCCTTCATGAGGAAACACCTGCAGATGCTTGGGCAGGGTCTCGGTGACCTTTGAGCTGATCAGTAAGTCGTCATTGATGGATTCGTGGCGCTGTGATACAGACTATGAGCTGGTATGATAGCTAATAACTTCCTGTGGTTGCTACATTGGACTCAGAGGCGTAGATGGACGCGTGATGGCGGCTGATGTTCTGCAGAAGCTTGGTGGTGCGTCCCCAGCTTCAGATGCCCATGTAGGTGTTCATCTTCCCCATGGCGTCGCACACAGTGGTGAGGTCGCTGCGCAGGTCCTGCACCACGTCCTCGATGCTGCGGGTGTCTTTGAGCAGGTCGACGCTCTGAGTGTACGGGTTGTAGTACACCGAGAACGGGCGCTTTATCGTCTTTGCAAACTCTCTGTGGGAAAGGAAGCACGCACAGGAAGTCACGGCGGGCTCGGTCCAGGCAGGAGTTTAGTTCCTGTTCAGACTTTAAAACACTCACGATGCGTTCAGGGACTACTCGCTGCTTACCTCATCTTCTCCTTGGCCTCCTCAAAGCTCTCCGACACGAAGTAAACCTCTTGGAAGGTGGTGATGAGACACTCCTGGTTACAGGTCGTCTTCGGGTCAAACATCTTCACACATGCCTTTTCAGACAGGGCATGCTGGGAAAAACATCAGCAGACAAACATCACTTCCaccgtgcgtgtgtgcgcgcgtgcatgtgtgcgtctgcgtgtgcgcgtgcatgtgtgcgtctgtgtgtgcacgtgcatgtgtgcgtctgtgtgtgcgcgtgcgtgcgtctgtgtgtgcgtctgtgtgtgcgcgtgtgcgtgtgcgtgtgtgtgtgtgtgcgtgtgcgttgTGTGTGTTACCCTCAACTCTCCAATAGACGACAGTAAACCGGCTCCATAAGCTCTCAGCTGACCGTCCTGTTTGCACAGTCCGAACTCGATGGTGAAGAAATAACACTGAAACACACGAGGCTCCATCACTGATTGGTCTCTTTAAAAACTGGTTTCTATGGCATCATgtccaaacctctgtgttagaGACATCAGCTGTTCAGATGGCCTGTGCTTTCATGTAATACCATTTTGCACCACAGGGGGTGTAACCACGCTAACCCTCACAAACAGAAGCTCTGAGCAGCAgctgggtggggcttctgtccCATCTCTGTGATGTCATGGAGATGTATGACTATAAAAACTGTGTGAAACTGAGTCTTTAGAGCGCATGTCTTTGTGTTGTTGATTCTGTTTTGTACTGAGTTACAGGGCTTCAAAGTAACTGAGTACTTTTACTCTGTTACTCTAACAGAACAGATCCACTTTAAAGTGATGCTGTAAAGTTAAAACATGTTGGTGATGCAACATGTTCTTCTAGCGCCACCATCAGGTGACACTTCATCATTAAATAAGGTGAGAATAGGACTCTCATCGTtcccaaacaaaacatgaaaaaataattttctaaaTTAATATAATTAACGTGTAATAGGgtgtaaaatatttaatgtcATACAGCTGCTATTTTTAGTACCATTACTCTTAAAGagagatttatttattattttactggcttatttccatttcttttaTCCTAAGTCTTCCGTAAACCTCCCACAGCTGGATTCGAACCCTCTGCAGCATTACCATGACGATGAAACTCACTGTGGCGAGTTTCTGAACGTCCTCGTCAGACGCTCCCAGGGAGGCCAGACCGATCTCCTGAGAGAACTGGGCGAACTTTGGATCAGCCAGTAGGGGGACGTGACCCAGCAGCTCGTGACACGTATctctgagaggaggaggaggaggaggaggaggaaggatgGATCACTACAACTACTGAATACACAGAGTGGATTTCACCTCTTTGTCTGCGTGATGCTGAGCTGGAGATCATCAAACTCATCAAACTAGAGATGGATGAAAGGTGGATGTGAGGTGGAGGTACTCACGGCTCGGGGGTGTAGAGCGGGTCGGTGCTGTGCCGGATGTACTGAGTGCAGTTGAAGACTCTGTAGGCCAAACCAGCCAGGAAGTCTCTGGGAGACAGATAACCTGCCACCGGGCGAACAGTGAAGCCAGAGCGCTCTGAAACACACCGGAAGCCACACAGGAAGTGAGGTCATCACCCTGTTCAGCTCTGGCCCGTTCTCATCCATCAAAAAACGTCACCGTGCAGGGATTATGTCATCAAAGAGGCGGGGCAGTCACCAACAGTTTCAGCAGAACTTCTGGACTCTGTAATATGACTCATGGGTCTTGAACGTGATATGAACGTGTTCAGAGAGACGTACCTCTGAGGAAGAGTGAGACGTCCTCCAGCTGCGGGATGTTGTCCTCTCTATAGCCACAGAGCTTAGTGAGCAGCGGCAGGTTCTTCAGGTACTCTTTGCAGGCGTGAGTCGGGTACAGTTTGGTCAGCTCTCTGAACACCACGCCCCACgtcctcacctcctcctccgTGTACTCGATACGAGGGATGGGCTGCCCGCTGTGGGGGGAGGGGCACGTGAGACGTGAAACACGTGAGAGGTGAAACACGAGAAAACACGACGAACGGACAAACATACTTACAACTTATAATTCATGGCCACTTCCACAAAGTACTTCCTGCGCTGGCGATAAACATTATCTTTAAACCCCTGACAGGAAGGAAGAGGACACACAGTCAGAGTACAGATATCCCATCATGCCCAGCTTTCTGCCACCTCTGCGTGCACCTCTGGGC
This Pelmatolapia mariae isolate MD_Pm_ZW unplaced genomic scaffold, Pm_UMD_F_2 NODE_ptg000451l+_length_35976_cov_1, whole genome shotgun sequence DNA region includes the following protein-coding sequences:
- the LOC134623168 gene encoding tryptophan 5-hydroxylase 2-like isoform X1; the protein is MSVCVCSGVSLSCYVCSNDVTLQPKSPPTWRLLWVSVWVELTPPPPPGGVFLRRRVGSSSQLRQHQQQHPPLRPPERRQSDRLESWYSYTHWFPMASGHVMKDDGEPIPRMQPAMMMFSSKYWSRRGLSLDSAMFDQQHQRQRHTGGQMSRRPSFCPINEKPDKEGTEDSGKTAVVFSLKNEVGCLVKALRLFQEKHVNLNHIESRMSKRVPNEVEIFADCSCSKKEFNELLEHLKDHVNIVSFNTPAHVWCAEADEDEVPWFPMKISELDQCSHRVLMYGSELDADHPGFKDNVYRQRRKYFVEVAMNYKFGQPIPRIEYTEEEVRTWGVVFRELTKLYPTHACKEYLKNLPLLTKLCGYREDNIPQLEDVSLFLRERSGFTVRPVAGYLSPRDFLAGLAYRVFNCTQYIRHSTDPLYTPEPDTCHELLGHVPLLADPKFAQFSQEIGLASLGASDEDVQKLATCYFFTIEFGLCKQDGQLRAYGAGLLSSIGELRHALSEKACVKMFDPKTTCNQECLITTFQEVYFVSESFEEAKEKMREFAKTIKRPFSVYYNPYTQSVDLLKDTRSIEDVVQDLRSDLTTVCDAMGKMNTYMGI